The DNA segment TCAACTACCTGGCCCTGGTGCAGGTGGCGCTCATCTTCTCCTACCTGCGCCACCTGCATCCATCAGACACGGCCTAGGTCCCCTACCCCTTCGAGTGCGTTCTTGACCTCCTCCGAGACAATGAACGCCGTCTTGAACTTCTTCAGCCGGAAGACGTGCGCGCCCTCGGTCTTCAACGGATCGATGCGCAGTCCGTAGATCCAGTTGTACTCCCCAGGGTAGTCAGTGGAGGGATCGTCCTCGTCATAGTGATGCACCTCCCGGCATCCTGCCTCGTCTATGGCATCAACCACCTTGATTGCATTGACGACAAAGTACCGCTCGGACTCTCCCTCCACCGTCACCGGAAACAGTTGGACGTCATCGGGAGCCAGTGTTTGGAAGACGTTCGCGAGTGCTTCGCTGACGATAGGCGTGCGTTCAACCCCTCCAAAGACAAAAGCGCGCTTCGTGCCCGGATGTGAAACCTGAGATTTGATGGAGCCAGGGTCTGGAAGGACATGCCCATCTGTGAACAGCCAAGGTTCGTCGAACTCTTCGCCGGATGTCCGCGTGGGCGTCTCAATGAGCCATCGAGGCATGTCAGCCAAGCCAACCCAATAAAAGTTCCGTTCCACCCTACCCTCCTACTTCACGATGAAGCTGCGCAATTCCGAGCCCGGCGTAAGCAACTCGTCTGCAATCTTCGCGAGTTCCTTCCGCAAGCTGGCCCGGCAGCTCTCCGTCGTTCTGCACCGCCCAACAGAACGCTCAAGACGAGTCATCACCTGATTGTGATAGAATTCGGGGTGAGGCCCCTCGTGCCCATTGAGCCGCACCTTGTTTGCTGCATCCTCAAGGGTCATCCCAGCCTTCTTGAAAATCCTCTCGCACTCTGGCGTCCAAGGACCGCCTGAAGCAGGCGAAATCGGGTTCCTGCTCGTGCAAATATGGTGAACCGGCCCCCCCAGCATCGCCCGGAAACCGCCCCTCTCCGTACATCGCAAGAGTCGCAGCAGCCCCCGGAGCCAGCGCCACGTTGAGCACTCCAGCGGCGGGCATCGCGATGGACGACACCCCACCGTTCAGCGCCGCTCCGAGCTGGAATCCCGCCTCTGCCTCCGCGCGAAGTGCCGCCTGGGAGAAGCCCGGGAGCTTGGGCCCTTGGGACGCCATCGCGCTCTTTCCGCCCAGGGCCGCAGTGACGAGGAGCACCAGGACGCGCGTGCCGTTCGTGCCGAGCACCTTCCCGAAGCGATGGCCGATGTCCTGTAGCTCGATGACGCTCGTTGCCCTCCCCGCATCATCCCACAGCCGGACGAAGCCCCGTCCAATCTCCCAGACCGGCACAATGCCCAGGTAGGCCACCATCGCCGCCGTCAGCGCCATCGCGATGACCTTGGTGACAGGCTCGGGCAAGGTCATCGTGAGAAGAACGCTCAGGGCCGCCGTGGTCACCATGGCCTTGAGCGCGGCCGGGTTCAGCATCTTGCCGAGTTCACCCTCCACAGCCCCCCCACACGGCATCGAGAGCGAAGGACAGGGCCATGAGCGTCCGGTCCTTCCGCGAGAACGTGAGCCCTGTCCCGCCCACCAGGGACAGGCACCCGTCCGAGTCGGGGCAGATGCGTGCGTACAGCGACTCGGGCGAACTCCCCGAGCCTGAGTCCGCGAGGCCACTGGAGGATGCAAGCAGCGATCTGGATCGCACCCAGCCTCGTTCATCCGCCTCGTCGGCTTCCCGAAAGGCAACGTCCATCCGCATGTCGAGGATGAGCCGCGCAAAGGCAGACTTGAACTCCGCCTCGTTCACCTCGACCGGGTCAACGTCCTCCGACTCGTGAGTGACTCGCTGACCAGTCCCAACATCGATTTGGACAACACGCGTGGTCGCGCATCCCGACACAAGCAACAGCAGAGACACCACCGCAATCCACCTCATGGAATCCCCCCGTGGGTGCCCCCGGGAATCAGCGGGCATGGAATCCTGACTCCGAGGCCTGACAGCTTCCCTGAGGCCGGGAGGCGCGACTCGAACCTCCGCCCCGGGTCCGCGGCGCGGCACGGTCATCAAGCCCATCCGGGAGCTTGAATCGCTCGCCCGTCGCCACCGCCCGGCCTGAATCGGTGGGGCCCCGCGAGCCGCGCGTCACATCAGCGCCGCGGGCCTTGCCGGAGAGGACGGAGCGCGCCGAAAAGAAAAAGGGCTTGGGTGCCAGAAGCACCCAAGCCCTTGATTTCCTGGAGCCGACATCCGGATTTGAACCGGAGACCTACTGATTACGAATCAGTTGCTCTACCAACTGAGCTATGTCGGCGCACCGAAAGCGGCGCGTAAGTACCACCCGCATCCGGGCCCGGCAAGCAGTTTCTCCGCGCCCACCGCCAACCCGGTCGCCGCCCCCGCTTCTTTCACCCAGAAGCCCTGACATGCATGACACAGCGCATCTGTCGGGGTGACACACCGCGTCGGCTAAGTACCCGACTTTTCTCTATTATTTGGAGAAATGGGGCGGCTCCGCAGCGGTTGAACTCGCGGGGCGGCTGTGCACATAAGGGCCCGGCTTTCCCCAGCGGCCCCCATTCCAGGTGGGCCCCCAAGGAGCACGTTCCATCATGGCCAGCGAAGAGACTTTCATGCGCGCCCCGGCCCCTACGCCCAAGCGCACCATCTACACGGAGGCGATGGAGATCTTCCACTTCGCGGCGGATCTCATCGGCCTGGACAAGCGGGTGCGTCTGGAGCTCGAAGAGCCCGACTACGAGCACATCTTCTATGTCACCGCGAAGCTGAAGGACCGCCTGGTCCCGCTCCTCCCCGAGGAGGCGAAGTCCTTCGCGGACCTGTCCGTCACCCAGGTGCGCAACCCCGAGGGCCTGGAGCGCCTGGCCAACGGCAACATCATCCTCAACGGCCGCGCCCTGCTGGGCTCCGACGTCGCCATCCGCCACGGCCACCTGCGCCTGCCGGACGGGCTCGTCTACCAGCTGGTCCCCGGTGAGTCGCAGCGCTTCAAGGCCTACCGCGTCCAGCACAACCAGGCCCGCGGCCCCTACAAGGGCGGCCTGCGCTACCACCGCGAGGTCTCCCTGGATCTCTTCAAGGCGCTCGCCGCGGAGATGACCTGGAAGACGGCCATCGCGGAGGTGCCCTTCGGCGGCGGCAAGGGCGGCATCCAGCTGGATCCGCGCGAGTACGGCCGCGAGGAGATCGAGGCCATCACCCTGCGCTTCATGTACCGGCTCAAGAGCCTCATCGGGCCGAACATCGACATCCCGGCGCCGGACGTGGGCACCAACCCGGAGATCATGGCGCTGCTCTACCGCCAGTTCTCCGACGGTGAGCGCGAGCGCCACAACCTGCGCGGCATCGTCACCGGCAAGGACGTGCGCATCGGCGGCTCCGAGGGCCGCGGCAAGGCCACCGGCCAGGGCGTCGCCTTCTGCATCGAGGACTACTACGCCGACCGCGGCGAGAGCGTGAAGGGCAAGACCTTCGTCATCCAGGGCTTCGGCAACGTGGGCAGCCACGCCGCCATCATCCTGGGCAACATGGGCGCCCGCCTGCTCGCGGTGAACGACGCCGACGGGTCCATCTTCAACGGCGACGGCATCGACGTGAACGCCCTGGCCGCCTACGTGGCGGACCCCAAGAACCTCAAGCGCTCCGTCGTGGGCTTCCCCGGCGCCCAGCGCATCGAGAAGAAGGACCTCTGGGACGTGCAGGCGGACATCCTCGTCCCCGCCGCCCTGGGTGGCGAGATCACCGCCGACGTCGCCGAGCGCCTCAAGGTGAAGCTCATCGCCGAGGGCGCCAACGGCCCCACCACTCCGGAGGCCGACCGCGTCCTGCAGAAGCGCGGCATCGAGCTCATCCCGGACATCATCGCCAACGCCGGCGGCGTGACGGTGTCGTACTACGAGTGGATCCAGAACAAGCGCATGGAGCGCTGGAGCGAGGCGGAAGTCGATCAGCGCCTCGAGCGCGCCATGAAGCGCAACTACCGCATCATCCGGGACATCTCGCGCAACCAGCCGCGCAAGACGGAGATGCACGACAGCCGCCCGTACTGCATCGGGAAGACGGTGGACAGCCGCTGCGCCGCGATGATCCTCGCGCTCAAGCGCATCGAGGCCCACTACCTCCTCGAGGGCTTCTCGCAGTAACCGGCGCGTCCCAACCGCCGTCACACGCCCGGGGCACGGTGTCTTCCCTCACGAGGGGAAGGGCCGTGCCCCGCGGTCTTTCAGTGCATCACCCGCTCGCGGTCCACCAGCAGCAGCGGCGCGTCATCCATGGTCTCGTAGGCCACGATGCGCAGCCCCACCCCGCGGCTGTTGCCCGGCCGCCCGTCCTTGCGGCCGAAGGCCAGCGCCACCTGGTAGCGGACCTCGCACAGGCACGTCATCTCCGTGCCGTCCTCGCCCGCGAACGTCACCTTCAGCTTCTCGCCCAGCCCCAGCGAGTCGCGCACCTCGATGAACATGCCCCGCGCGCTGATGTTGCGGCCAATGCCCCGCATCATCCCGTCCTGCGTGGACAGATACACGGTGAAGATCTTGTCGAAGCGCAGGTGGGAGCGGCGTTCCTGGGGCTGCGTGTTCATGCGGGGAGGGCTCCGAAACAGGGGGTGACAGGGGCAAACTACACGGTAGCCAGATGTAGGCAACTTCTTCACCTACATCCACTCTGACACACCATGCCATACGCATGGGAAAGCGCTGCCCCCGGCGCGGCGGGAGTGGCAGCATCCGAGGGGCCGTCATCCCCCTATTTCCCGGGAGTTCCTCTCCGTGAACCGCATCCTGGCCGCCGCCTTTGCCCTCCTTGTGCCCACGCTCGCCCTGGCCGACGTGGACTCGCGCTTCGCGAAGCTGCGCGACGAGTCCGAGCCCCTGGGCGGGCTGGGGGCCTTCCTGGAGAAGTACGTGGGCGAGTGCGACGGGGCGCTCGTGGAGCCGCAGTGCAAGTCCCAGGCGGAGGCCTTCCGCAAGAAGTACACGGGCAAGCGCCTCTACATGATCATCACCGAGGACGACGCGACCATGCTGGCCGCGGGCGACTTCAACCCCAGCAGCAACGACTACACCATCAACATCACGCCCTTCTTCGGGGGCGGGAAGTACGCGCTCACCCACGGGGCGCCGAAGAAGACGGACTCGCAGGGCAACCCGGTGCTGAACCTGCTCACGGTGAGCGGCACCGCGCCGAGCATGTGGAACGGTGGAACCTTCCAGCGGGTGTTCACCTCCCGGGGCGTGCGCGCGCAGGTCGTCTTCACGCCGCAGAGCGTGTGGACGCTGCCCAAGAAGGGCGGCGGGAAGATCTCCGGCGTCAACGCCCGCATCGAGGCCATCCTCGTGACGGAGGGGCGCACCGGCGGACAGATGGGCCTGTGGATCAACGGCAAGGACGCGGCCGCCAAGTAGCGCGGCCCCGCGGGCAGGCTCAGCGGGCGATGGCGATGTACTGGAGCGCGTCGCCCCGCTGCACCCGCAGGAGGATGCTGGCCCCGGCGCTGCCCCGCTCCAGGGCGGCCTTCACCGCGGCGGCGTCCTTCACCCGGCGGCGGTTCACCTCCGTGACGACGTCGCCCGCGCGCAGGCCGGACTGCTCCGCCGGGCTGCGCGGCACCACACCGGACACGAGCGCGCCCAGGAACGCCTCGTAGCCCAGGGGCGCGGCCACCTCCGGCGTCAAATCCCGCAGCACCAGCCCCAGGTCGTTCGCGTTGCTGCCGCCCCGGTTGGCCAGGCCCTCGGTGGCCTCCTGCGCGGGCCGGGCGACGAGCCGGACCGACACCTCCTGGGTGCCCCCCTCGCGCAGCAGCGTCAGCTTCGCCTCCGTGCCCGGAGCCAGGAGCGCCACCTTGCGCAGCAGCTGGAGGTAGCTGCCAATGGGCCGGCCATTCACCGCCACCAGCCGGTCGCCCGGGCGGATGTGCGCCGCGGCGGCGGGGCTGCCCCGGTAGACGTCCTTCACCACCGGCGCCGTGGCGGTCGCGTCCGCGCCGTCCTCGTTGATGACGACGCCCAGCCACCCGCGCTCCAGCTTGCCGTTCTCCCGCAGGTTGGGCAGCAGGTCCTTCACCAGGTTGATGGGCACCGCGAAGCCGATGCCCTGCCCCTCGCTGATGATGGCGGTGTTCACGCCAATCACCTCGCCCTTCATGTTGAAGAGCGGGCCGCCGGAGTTGCCCGGGTTGATGAGGGCGTCCGTCTGGATGAAGTCGTCGAACTGGCCCACGCCTAGCACGCGCTCCTTGGCGGAGATCATCCCGTGCGCCACCGAGTGGTCCAGGCCGAACGGGTTTCCAATGGCCACCACCCAGTCCCCCACCTCCAGCCCGTCCGAGTCCCCCAGGAACACCGCCGGCAGGCTCCCCAGCCCCGCCCCGTTCAGCCGCAGGAGCGCCACGTCCGTGGACGCGTCGCGGCCCACCACCTCCGCGGGGAACTCGCGGCCGTCCGCCAGGCGCACGGACACCTGCTGCACGGGCACCTCGCGGGGGCCGTCCTTGCTGGCGGTGACGCCGCCCGGGTCCAGCACCGGGCCCTGGGCGTTGGCCACCACGTGGTTGTTGGTGACGACGAGTCCGTCGGGCGTCAGCACGAAGCCAGAGCCGGTGGAGCGCTTCACCGC comes from the Corallococcus silvisoli genome and includes:
- a CDS encoding Glu/Leu/Phe/Val family dehydrogenase; amino-acid sequence: MASEETFMRAPAPTPKRTIYTEAMEIFHFAADLIGLDKRVRLELEEPDYEHIFYVTAKLKDRLVPLLPEEAKSFADLSVTQVRNPEGLERLANGNIILNGRALLGSDVAIRHGHLRLPDGLVYQLVPGESQRFKAYRVQHNQARGPYKGGLRYHREVSLDLFKALAAEMTWKTAIAEVPFGGGKGGIQLDPREYGREEIEAITLRFMYRLKSLIGPNIDIPAPDVGTNPEIMALLYRQFSDGERERHNLRGIVTGKDVRIGGSEGRGKATGQGVAFCIEDYYADRGESVKGKTFVIQGFGNVGSHAAIILGNMGARLLAVNDADGSIFNGDGIDVNALAAYVADPKNLKRSVVGFPGAQRIEKKDLWDVQADILVPAALGGEITADVAERLKVKLIAEGANGPTTPEADRVLQKRGIELIPDIIANAGGVTVSYYEWIQNKRMERWSEAEVDQRLERAMKRNYRIIRDISRNQPRKTEMHDSRPYCIGKTVDSRCAAMILALKRIEAHYLLEGFSQ
- a CDS encoding DUF6066 family protein translates to MNRILAAAFALLVPTLALADVDSRFAKLRDESEPLGGLGAFLEKYVGECDGALVEPQCKSQAEAFRKKYTGKRLYMIITEDDATMLAAGDFNPSSNDYTINITPFFGGGKYALTHGAPKKTDSQGNPVLNLLTVSGTAPSMWNGGTFQRVFTSRGVRAQVVFTPQSVWTLPKKGGGKISGVNARIEAILVTEGRTGGQMGLWINGKDAAAK
- a CDS encoding PilZ domain-containing protein, whose product is MNTQPQERRSHLRFDKIFTVYLSTQDGMMRGIGRNISARGMFIEVRDSLGLGEKLKVTFAGEDGTEMTCLCEVRYQVALAFGRKDGRPGNSRGVGLRIVAYETMDDAPLLLVDRERVMH
- a CDS encoding imm11 family protein, which encodes MERNFYWVGLADMPRWLIETPTRTSGEEFDEPWLFTDGHVLPDPGSIKSQVSHPGTKRAFVFGGVERTPIVSEALANVFQTLAPDDVQLFPVTVEGESERYFVVNAIKVVDAIDEAGCREVHHYDEDDPSTDYPGEYNWIYGLRIDPLKTEGAHVFRLKKFKTAFIVSEEVKNALEGVGDLGRV
- a CDS encoding trypsin-like peptidase domain-containing protein translates to MARRVSCHPVSVRLLSILCVVALAPVAGAAEDPLTPWLQARVREHIAYFAAPLPASEPATPGVSSLWRERPAGYSGLPRFTPPTSLAPLIRAVEAGVVNITTVGPGAVAGAVKRSTGSGFVLTPDGLVVTNNHVVANAQGPVLDPGGVTASKDGPREVPVQQVSVRLADGREFPAEVVGRDASTDVALLRLNGAGLGSLPAVFLGDSDGLEVGDWVVAIGNPFGLDHSVAHGMISAKERVLGVGQFDDFIQTDALINPGNSGGPLFNMKGEVIGVNTAIISEGQGIGFAVPINLVKDLLPNLRENGKLERGWLGVVINEDGADATATAPVVKDVYRGSPAAAAHIRPGDRLVAVNGRPIGSYLQLLRKVALLAPGTEAKLTLLREGGTQEVSVRLVARPAQEATEGLANRGGSNANDLGLVLRDLTPEVAAPLGYEAFLGALVSGVVPRSPAEQSGLRAGDVVTEVNRRRVKDAAAVKAALERGSAGASILLRVQRGDALQYIAIAR